AACAAGATTTTCAGCTTGTTTTCCAGCATGGCCATTCCCAAATTTCCCTGATGCTAGGACCAGGGGATACGTAGACGAGCGTGCGCGTCCACGTCAATTCATCGCCGGGCGAGACCGTCGCCGCGCCGCATCGACTCGGCCATGGCGCGCCCTATGTGACCGGCGTCGTCGCGGCCGGTCCGGCCGTAACGGTCAAGGTCCAGGCCACGCGAAGGAGAATCACATGGGTCTGTTGGATGGAATCATCGGCGGCGCGATCGGCGTCGAGCTCGCCACGCTCATCAACGGCTATATCGAGAAGCGCGGCGGCTTGCAGAATGTGATCCAGGACTTCGAGAAGAGCGGCTATGGCGAGAAGGTCAAGTCCTGGGTCGGCACCGGCCCCAATCTGCCCATCTCCGCCGAGCAGGTGCAGCAGACGCTGGGCTCCGAGCGGGTAAAGGAGCTCGGCAGCAAATTCGGGATTCCGATGGACAAGGTCTCGGCCGCTCTGGCGGAATATCTGCCCAAGGTCGTCGACAAGGCGACGCCCGAAGGCAAGCTTCCGCCTCAGCAGCAGCACTGAGGATGACGCCGAGCGGAGCCGAACGAGCTCCGCTCAGGCGCGCTTCGATTGGGCGGCCTCGCCGGGATCGGCGGTGGTCGCGGCGGCGATCTCCGCCATGCGGGCGCCGAGATCGACGATCGCCTGCCGCAGAACCAGAACCTCGCGGTCGCCTGTCGTCGCCTCGGCGGGCGCCGCAGCGGCGCCCGCCGCGCCGGCCGAGAGCGTCTCGCGCATATGCGCGTGCTCCTTGCGCAGCGCGTCCATCGCGCCCTGCAGCAGCGCATTGTCGGAGCGCGCGGCCTCCAGCCGATCGGCGTGGTCGCGCTCCTCCGCGCGGGCGACGCGCAGAGCCGATTCGAGATGCTCGATCTCGGCCGCCGAGCTGCGCTCCAGCGCCGCCAGCCTCACGCGCGTCTCGTCCAGATCCTTCTTCAGATCGGCCTTCTCCAGCACCGCCGCATCGAGCTCGCGCGTCGTGCGCGCCAGCACGCCGTCGACGGCGGAAAGGCGCTCCGCCACCGCCGAGACGGAGGCGAACTCCGTCTGCAATGCGTCGAGCCGCTGGCGCAGCTCGGCGTTCTGCACATGAAAGCTGGCGATGCTCGACTCGTGCGTCGCGACCTGCGCGCGGCTCTCGTCGCTGATGCGCGCGAGCTGCTCCTTGTCCATTTCGATATTGCGCAGATTGTAGATCAGCGTCTCCACTCGGTCGGTCATGTCGTGCAGCGCCGTTTCCGTCGATTGCAGCAACGCCGTCCGCTCGTCGAGAAAGCCGCTCGTCTCGGTGAATTTGCGCTCGAATTCGTCGCCGCGAGCGAGCGCCGCGGTGAGCTCGCCGTCGAGCTGGGCGACGCGGGCGGCGTTGCGGCCGATCTCGACCATATCCTGCGCCTTGGTCGAGCGGACCACCGCCATCTGCTGCTCGAGCCGGCGATAGCGCACGGCGAATTCGCCACGCAGCAGATCGCGCTCCGCGACCATTTTCTCGATCGAGAGCGGCGTCAGCATATTGAGCCGGCGCAACGACAGACGCATGGCGCGCCGCCAAAAGGCGGGCAGGAACATCAGAGTGAAGAGCCCGGCCGCGAGGAACCCGAGCGCGAAAAACATCGCTTGTTCGATCAAGGCGCGGCGTTCCTTCGCTCTGGCGCTCGGGCGTTCTGAATTTCCCTCGGGGGGCCGAATGTCGCGCTGCGACAATGCCACGTCGCCGGCCTGAAATCAAAGCGCTCCGCCGCGCCGAGGCTTAAGCGTTTTCCCGCAGGGGCGCTTTCGCTCGGAGCGCTCAGCTTCGGCCGAATAATTTTTCTATGTCGCCGAGCTTCAGCTCCACATAGGTGGGGCGGCCGTGATTGCACTGGCCGGCGCCCGGCGTGCGCTCCATCTCGCGCAGCAGCGCGTTCATCTCCTCGGCGGTCAGCCGGCGGCCGGCGCGCACCGAATGATGACAGGCGACGCGCGCCAGCAGCGCGTCGAGCCGGCGCGTCAGCCCGCGGGAGTCGCCCTCCTCGGCGAGGAGATCGGCGACATCCTCGATGAGCCGGCCGACGTCTATGTCGCCGAGCGCCGCGGGCGTCTCGCGGACGAGCGCGGCGCCCGGGCCGAAAGGCTCGAACGAGAGGCCGAGCGCGGCAAGCTCCGCCTCCGCCGACAGCAGCGCGTCGAGCCGCGTGGCGTCGAGCTCCACGACCCGCGGAACCAGCAGCAGCTGGCGGGCGACGCCCTCCGCCTCCCGCTGCGCCTTGAGCTTCTCATAGACGAGGCGCTCATGGGCGGCGTGCTGATCGACGATGACGAGGCCGTCCCGCGTCTGCGCGACGATATAGGTCTCATGGAGCTGCGCCCGCGCGGCGCCGAGCGGCGTCTCGACGGCCGCGGCCGGGAGCGGCGCGACGGCGGGCCGGCTATCGGCAGAGGGCGGCCCGACGTCGAAACGCGCCTGCGGCGCCTCCGCAAAACCGGCCGGGGCGCTCGGCGAGCTCCGCAGATTCCAATCGAGCGGCCAGCTCCGCGGCGGCGCGCCGAAAGACGAAAAAGCGCCCCCGCTCCCCGTCGCCGCCCGCGCGCGCGCGGCCAGCACATCCAGCGCGGCGCGGGTCGGCGTGTCGGCGCTGCGATGGAGCGCGGCGGCCAGCGCCTCTTTGAGCGCCCCCACCACCAGCCCCCGCGCACGGCCGGGATCGGAAAAGCGCACCTCGGCCTTGGCCGGATGCACATTCACATCCACGACGCGCGGATCGCATTCGAGAAACAGCGCCAGCGCCGGGTGGCGGTCGTGGGAGAGAAAATCGAGATAGGCGGCCCGAATGGCCCCCGAGAACAGCCTGTCGCGCACCGGGCGGCCGTTCACATAGACATATTGCATCAGCGCATTGGCGCGATGGAAGGTCGGCAGGCCGGCGAGCCCCTCGAGCGAAAACCCCTCCCGCTCGGCCCGCAGCGCGATGGAATTGGCCGCAAAATCCGCCCCCAGCGCCTGGGCGACGCGCCGCGCCCGCCCCTCCTCCCCGGCGCCGCAGGCGGGATAGTCGAAGCCCGCGCCGATATCGGCCGCAAAGGAGAAGCGCACGGCAGGATTGGCCATGGCGAGCCGCTTGACGACATCGGCGACGGCGGCCGTCTCGGCGCGCTCGGATTTCAAGAATTTGAGCCGCGCCGGCGTGGCGGCGAAGAGATCGCGCGCCTCGACCCGCGCTCCTCTCGGCCAATTGCTGGCCTTCAGCCCGCGTTTCTCTCCGGCCTCGACCCTGATCTGCGCGCCGACCTCCGCGCCCAGGACGCGCGCGTCGATCGTCAGATCGGCGACGGCGGCGATGGAGGGCAGCGCCTCGCCGCGAAAGCCGAGCGTCGCTATGGCGGTGAGATCGCCATCCGGGATTTTCGAGGTGGCGTGGCGCTCGACGGCGAGCTCCAAATCCTCGGCGCTCATGCCGCACCCATCGTCGATGACGCGGATGAGCCGCCGCCCGCCCGCCTCTATCGCCACATCGATGCGCAAGGCGCCGGCGTCGAGCGCATTTTCGACGAGTTCCTTCACGGCGGAAGCCGGCCGCTCGATCACCTCGCCGGCGGCGATGCGATCGACGAGAATGGGATCGAGACGGCGAACGCGCATGAAGGGAGCCGGCGGGTGGATGGAGCGCGGCAATCTATAGGAGGGAGGCGATTCGGTGAAATGGGCGGGGGCGGGCGGTCGCGGACTGGATTGAAATGCGCGATACGCCATTCCTTCGCCTTCCGGAACGGCTAGGTCGCGCCATAAGCCGACCTTCCGCACCAAGAGGATGAACTAGGCTCAGGACCTATTAATTTGGAGTGAGGCGTGATTCAAGGTCTCCGAAATGGAGGCTTTGATGGGTGATTTGTTTTTGCTGAGCGAAGCGGAGATGGCGCGAATTTCCCCTCACTTTCCCTTGGCGCACGGCGTGCCGCGGGTGGACGACCGCCGCGTGGTCAGCGGGATCGTCTACGTCATCAAGAATGGCCTGCAATGGAAGGACGCCCCGAAGGAGTATGGGCCGCCCAAGACGCTCTACAATCGCTTCATCCGTTGGAGCCGGCTCGGCGTCTTCGATCGTATCTTCGCCGCGCTCGCGGGAGAAGGGCCGAAGCCGGAGCGGATCATGATCGACTCCACTCATCTGAAAGCGCATCGGACGGCGGCGAGCCTCCTAAAAAAGGGGCTCTTTCCCGCTGTATCGGCCGCACGAAAGGCGGGCTGAACTCCAAGCTCCACGTCGTTTGCGACGGCGCCGGCAAGCCGCTTGTCATGATGCTGACCGAAGGGCAGATGAGCGATCACAAAGGCGCGAGGCCGATGCTCGACGCGCTGCCGCCGTCCTCGGCCCTGATCGCAGATCGCGGCTACGACAGCGACTGGTTTCGGCGAGCGCTCGCGGAACGCGGGACCGAGCCCTGCATTCCGCCGACAAAGAGCCGTAAGAAGCCTCTCGATTACGACAAGGCGCTCTACCGGCAACGTCATAAGATCGAGAACCTCTTCGCCAAGCTCAAAGACTGGCGGCGCATCGCCACCCGTTACGATCGATGCGCGCACGCCTTCTTCTCCGCCATATGCATCGCCGCCGCTGTCGCCTTCTATCTCAATCAATGAGTCCTGAGCCTAAAGCTCGACGATCCGAGCTTCATCGCCCCGATCTTCGCCAATCTGTTCGACGACGAGACCGGCGACGGATACAGAGTTCACGCGCATCGCGATGCGAGCCGACAAGACAGATCAGAGCTTCTCCGCCATGATCTATCTCGCCGCCGCCGTGATAAGCTCACGGTGAATCTCAACAGGCCCTAGACTGCATGGACGAATTCGCAATCCCGACGCGTGATTGAAGATCGTCCGACTATTCGAAATCTCGCCTGTCGAGAGCGAGTTGGGGAAAAGGGGTTAGAGGCCCTATCGGCAAAGCGCAATCCGAAAGAGTCATGCCCATCGACAGGACGTCACGCCACGCCCCGAATTTGAAGCCGACCTCTCGATAGATGCCGATTTCTCTCATGCCCAATGCGCGATGGAGTCCGACGCTGGCGTCGTTCGGCAACGTTATCATCGCGAACAGGCTGTGGACGCCTTGCCGCCTCAGAATTCCGAAGAGCGTTTGATAGAGATGTCTTCCGATGTGCTTACGATGGTAATCCGGATGCAAATAAACGGTCACCTCGACAGCCCAGTCATACGCAGCTCGGCCGCTGTAACGACCGGCATAGGCGTAACCTGCGATCCTCCCACCGTCCTCGGCGACGAGCCACGGGTAGACGGCCATACAAGCCGTCATCCGTCGAGACATTTCCTCCGCGTCGGGAGGCGTGATCTCGAAGGAGATCGCTGTTTCGCTCACAAAAGGAGCATAGACGGCTGCGATGGTGGCGGCGTCCTCAGGACGTGCGGGTCGAATCGTCGGCATTTGGAAAAGCCTCGGCTTGATCGGGAAGGCGATCCGATATATGAGACGATATGTCTATTATAATAGATAGCATCGATCAAGCCCTCGCAGAGCGTATCCGGAGCGAACGCCAAACGCGCCGCTGGTCGCTGGCAGAGCTGGCAACCCGCTCTGGCGTCTCCAAGGCAATGCTGAGCAAGATCGAACGCGTCGAGGCCAGCCCGACGGCAAATACTCTCGCGAGGATCGCCACGGCGTTCGGTCTGACGCTCGCCGAACTTCTGAGTTTCGAGGGAGCGTCGTCCCCTACCCGATTGATGCGGGCGGACGCCCAGCCAATTTGGCGGGATCCAGAAACAAATTACGTGCGACGGCAAATTTTTGCCGATCCTCGGGTGCCTTTCGAGATGGTCGAAATCATGTTGACTGCCGGCAAAAGCGTGGCGTTCCCAGCGAGCACTTACATCGACCGTCAGCATGTCGTCTGGATGCTGTCGGGTGAATTGAATCTGAGGGAAGGCGACGAAGAGCATTTCCTGTCCACCGGCGACCGCCTTCAATTCCGCGAGCCGAGGGATGTGACCTATCGAAACGCTACTCTAAAGCCGTGTCGTTATCTCGTGACGATCCTGCTGAGATAGGCCTCGACGCGCGCACATTCCTGCCCGGCGAACAAGTATTTTTTCGCTGCACTACGACGGGCTGCTACGAGAGCCGAACCCTAGTTGATTCCACTGTTTTCTTGCCTTTTCTAATCATCCCTGCGGCCGTTCGCCTTCGCGCAATCGTCTGAAGCGGGGGCGGATTGGCGGCTTCTCTTCTCCATTCGCAGGCCCACGCGCGCGGCGCGCGCATGCTGCGCACCGCGCTCGGACCGGCCGTAGCGAGCTTTCTCGAAGACCCCTCCGTCGTCGAGGTGATGCTCAATCCAGATGGAATGCTCTGGATCGACAGATTGTCGAGCGGTCTCGAGGATAGCGGTCAAAGAATGTCGGCGGCCGACGGCGAGCGCATCGTTCGGCTCGTTGCCCATCATGTCGGCGCCGAGGTGCATCCCGGATCGCCGCGCGTCTCGGCGGAACTGCCCGAGACGGGGGAGAGATTCGAAGGACTTCTCCCGCCCGTCGTCGCGGCGCCCGCCTTCGCAATCCGAAAGCCTGCCGTCGCCGTGTTCACGCTCGACGACTACGCGCGCGCGGGCGTGATGACAGTCGGTCACGCCGACGCTCTGCGCAAGGCCGTCTCAGATCAGAAGAACATACTCGTCGTCGGCGGCACATCGACCGGCAAGACGACGCTCGCCAATGCGTTGCTCGCCGAGATCGCGCATACGGCCGATCGCGTCGTGCTGATCGAGGATACGCGCGAGCTGCAATGCCACGCGCCGAATCTGGTGGCTCTTCGCACCAAGGACGGCGTCGTCTCCCTTTCCGATCTCGTGCGCTCGTCGCTTCGACTTCGGCCCGACCGCATTCCGATCGGCGAGGTTCGCGGCGCGGAAGCCCTCGACCTGTTGAAGGCCTGGGGCACAGGACATCCTGGCGGAATCGCCACCATTCACGCCGGCACGGCGCTCGGGGCGCTACGCCGTCTCGAGCAGCTCATTCAGGAAGCCGTGATCGCCGTGCCGCGCGCGCTGATCGCCGAGACCATCGATGTCATCGCCGTTCTGCAGGGCCGCGGCGGCGAGCGGCGCCTCGCCGAACTCGCGACCGTCGACGGCCTCGATCCATCCACCGGCGATTACCGAGTCCTTTCGATCGCTGCACATGTCGCAGGAGACCAATCATGATGCCCTTTACTCCAAATAGCCGATTTGGCCGACGCATTACCATCCTCGCCGCCATCGTCGGCTGCGCGGTGATGTCTTCATCTTCGGCTCACGCCTCCGGCTCTTCCATGCCGTGGGAAACTCCGCTCAACCAAATTCTCGAATCTATCCAGGGCCCGGTCGCCAAGATCATCTCCGTCATCATCATCACGGTGACCGGCCTCACGCTCGCCTTCGGCGATACGTCCGGAGCGCTGCTCGCGGCGTTCGACGCGCAGCAAAAGCGATGGGACGACGCGGCGGCCGCGCTCGGCTTCGACGCCGTCGACGCCGAACTCCGAGCCGCTCTCGGCAAGGAGCGCGATTTTGTGGCGTCGGTCCCGAAGACGAAAGCCGCCAACCTGCCGGGCGTCGCGGCCAAGCTCGCCATCCTCATTCAGCTCGGCGAGCCGAGCCCGACAGATGCGGAATTTCCCTGGCCGGAACTGCGCTCGGCGCTCGCAGATGTCGCGCGGCTGGCGTCGCCGGAAGCGGCGGTCTCGCCGATGTGATCCTCGTGCTCGGGTCCGTGGTCGCTCGGCTGGCTACGGGCCCGGCTTCTTTCGAGTTGCCCGCCTTTGCGCCTGCCCCTCACTTTTCCGAGAGGGCTTTGCGCCTTTCTTGGCCTGCGCCTTCGTGCTCGCGCTTTCAGTCGATGTCGCGGATGACGATTTCACCTCCGCGCTTTCGCTCGCAGGCCTCAAAAGCTCGAGCGCCGGGATTCCGAGAGCGTCGGCGAGGCGGCCGACGACATCGACCGTCGCCGAATAGACGCATCGTTCGATCGAGCTGATATAGGTGCGGTCCAGCTCGGCTCGATGGCCGAGCTCCTCCTGCGACAGGCGTTGCGCCCGTCGATATTTCCTCAGATTGCGCGCCAGCGTCTCTCGCATTTCCATGACGAGAACCAGCCAGCTTGAAGAGTATTTATCTACGGAGTATACTCTACAAATGGCAGCCTCCGGCTCGAGGAAGGGAAGCGCCGGCGCGGCAGAGGGGGCGAGTCCGTAACGACCGAGAGTCCGAATATGCGTGAGAAGCATCTGGGTCACGCCGTCTCTTTGGCGCCGATTTTGTTGAGCACGCGCGAGCAGTTCGCTCGCGCGCTGCGTGACGCTGCGATGGCGAGCATCAGAGCGAGATCGAGAGGCGCAGGTTGCGACCTGCCGATCATCTCCCGCTACTTCCTCGAATCGCACGTCGACGACGCTCTCTATCTGATCGGCAGAGACGGGCTCGACGCGCTCGAGAGCAATGTCCGCTTCGCGGTCGACGAAATGATACGAGAGGCGTTGGAGAACGTGAGAATGCGGCGGACGGATAATTAGTCGATCGCGGTCTCGGTGCGCCGGCTACGGCGGCGCATTGCGCCTGCGCCATCACCTTCACATCGGAGCCGACATTTCCCGACCAGCAGCGCGATTGACGTTGATCAATTTCAAAAGTTCGTTTTGGGAGAATCTGTCGTGGAAAGACGAATAACTCTCACTGACATAGACCGCCCTGGAGAGGCGCTCGAAGTCGATATCATCGCCGCCGACGAGACGTCCTTGACGCTGGCGGTGCCGAACACCTCCGTGCAATTTCGACTGTTCCGCCACAGCCGCAACGCTCCCTATCAAGGTTCGTTGGGCGGACGGAGCTTCTGCTTCGTTCCCCTTGCTGGCGAGGCCGGAAAAGGCCCGCGTGAAGCGACCAGCGAAATTCACGTCGCGCGATCCAACCGGCAACGCCAAACTTGATTGCAGTGCAATCATTGCCCATGTTGCTGACGACGCCATACTGGAGGCTGTCGTGGCAAGCATCACAATCCGCAATCTGGACGAGGATTTGAAGCGCCGCTTACGCATGCGCGCGGCCGAACATGGCCGCTCCATGGAAGAAGAAGCGCGGGAAATCCTGCGTCGCGCGATCAGCGGCGTCGTCGCGCCGAAGAATCTCGGCCAAGCTATTCACGCCCGCTTCGCCGCTATCGGCGGCGTGGAGTTGGAGCTTCCCACGCGCGGCCCGATGCGCGAGCAAGCGTCCTTCTCATGAGTGACGCCGTCATCCCTTCGACACCTCCAGCCCCTCCAGCAGCGCGAGGAGGGCGTTGTCGAGGGGGGCTGGCCCTACCTTCTCCGGCAGAAGCAGCCCGTCGATTGTCAATAATGTGACGCCGTGCATCTGCGCCCAGCAAGCTGTTGCTTGGCCGCGAACGTCACGCTTGCGCAAAACTCCCATCGACTGGCCCCGTTCCAGCAACGCGATCACCACGCCGAAGGCGGCGAGCGCTCTCTCATGCAAATGCAAATCAACTGCTCGGCCGCCCTCGGTGCTGAACATCAGCCGGTAGAGCGCCGGGGTGGAGACGCCGAAACGAACATAGGCCTTGGCCATCGCGAAGAATTCTTCTCGCAAGGAGGTTGCCGGCTGCAGCTCAGCGGCCGCCAGCGCTTCGCGTAATCGGTCGAAGCCGAGCAAGGCCATTTCAGCCAATAGCGAAGCCTTGTCAGGAAAATGCTTGTAGGGAGCGGCGTGACTGACGCCCGCGCGGCGCGCCACTTCCCTCAGGGTGAAATGCCAGCCCCCCTCGTGCAACATCTCCAGAGCGGTTTCGATGATCGTCCGCCTCAAGTCGCCATGGTGGTAGGGGCGTTTTGTTGCATCCGGCATCTTTCCCTCGAAGTTGACATCGAAAACATATGTTGACAGTGCCTACTTCAGCTCCTATGTCAACCATTCTGAAGTTGACAGCGTAAACATGGAGACGAGTCATGGAAGCCATTCTCGCGATCGACGCCGACGATCGACTCCGCCAAACTCTCGAGCTTCAGCGTGCCGCCTTTCTAAGGGACGGCCCACCTACGCTCCATCAGCGGCGCGCCGATCTGAAGAAGCTCAGGAGCGCCGTCATCGGACGCCGGCGCAAGATCGAAGAGGCCCTCAACGCCGATTTCGGCCATCGCTCCCGACATGAGACGGCGATCATGGAGATCATGCCGCTCATCATGGGAATCGATTATCTCCACCGGAACTTGCGCCGCTTCATGCGGCCCGTGCGCCGACAGGTCGCGCTGCCCATGCGCTTCGGCGACGCCCGTGTCGAATATCAACCGCTCGGCGTGGTTGGCGTCATCGCGCCGTGGAATTATCCTTTATCGCTCGCCCTGATGCCGCTCGCGACGGCGATTGCCGCAGGCAACCGAGCGATGATCAAACCATCGGAGTTCACGCCCGGAACGAGTGATCTGCTCGTGAGACTGCTGGCCGAAATTTTCCCGCAGGATGTGGCCACGGTGGTGACCGGGGATGCATCCGTCGGCGCCGCCTTCTCCGCGCTGCCATTCGATCATCTGATCTTCACTGGCAGCTCGCCGATCGGACGCGCGGTAATGAAGGCAGCCAGCGACAATCTCGTGCCGGTTACGCTGGAGCTCGGTGGCAAGTCGCCCGTGATCGTCGCGAAGGGACATTCGCTCGATCATGCGGCGGCGGGGATCGCCCATGGCAAGCTCGCCAATGGGGGGCAAACATGCATCGCGCCGGACTATGCGCTGGTGCATGAGGACGAAGTCGATGCTTTCGTCGCCGCCTACGACGAGGCCGTTGCGGTTCTTTATC
This genomic window from Methylosinus sp. H3A contains:
- a CDS encoding YidB family protein, with translation MAGRDRRRAASTRPWRALCDRRRRGRSGRNGQGPGHAKENHMGLLDGIIGGAIGVELATLINGYIEKRGGLQNVIQDFEKSGYGEKVKSWVGTGPNLPISAEQVQQTLGSERVKELGSKFGIPMDKVSAALAEYLPKVVDKATPEGKLPPQQQH
- the mutL gene encoding DNA mismatch repair endonuclease MutL, whose translation is MRVRRLDPILVDRIAAGEVIERPASAVKELVENALDAGALRIDVAIEAGGRRLIRVIDDGCGMSAEDLELAVERHATSKIPDGDLTAIATLGFRGEALPSIAAVADLTIDARVLGAEVGAQIRVEAGEKRGLKASNWPRGARVEARDLFAATPARLKFLKSERAETAAVADVVKRLAMANPAVRFSFAADIGAGFDYPACGAGEEGRARRVAQALGADFAANSIALRAEREGFSLEGLAGLPTFHRANALMQYVYVNGRPVRDRLFSGAIRAAYLDFLSHDRHPALALFLECDPRVVDVNVHPAKAEVRFSDPGRARGLVVGALKEALAAALHRSADTPTRAALDVLAARARAATGSGGAFSSFGAPPRSWPLDWNLRSSPSAPAGFAEAPQARFDVGPPSADSRPAVAPLPAAAVETPLGAARAQLHETYIVAQTRDGLVIVDQHAAHERLVYEKLKAQREAEGVARQLLLVPRVVELDATRLDALLSAEAELAALGLSFEPFGPGAALVRETPAALGDIDVGRLIEDVADLLAEEGDSRGLTRRLDALLARVACHHSVRAGRRLTAEEMNALLREMERTPGAGQCNHGRPTYVELKLGDIEKLFGRS
- a CDS encoding IS5 family transposase (programmed frameshift); its protein translation is MGDLFLLSEAEMARISPHFPLAHGVPRVDDRRVVSGIVYVIKNGLQWKDAPKEYGPPKTLYNRFIRWSRLGVFDRIFAALAGEGPKPERIMIDSTHLKAHRTAASLLKKGLFSRCIGRTKGGLNSKLHVVCDGAGKPLVMMLTEGQMSDHKGARPMLDALPPSSALIADRGYDSDWFRRALAERGTEPCIPPTKSRKKPLDYDKALYRQRHKIENLFAKLKDWRRIATRYDRCAHAFFSAICIAAAVAFYLNQ
- a CDS encoding GNAT family N-acetyltransferase encodes the protein MPTIRPARPEDAATIAAVYAPFVSETAISFEITPPDAEEMSRRMTACMAVYPWLVAEDGGRIAGYAYAGRYSGRAAYDWAVEVTVYLHPDYHRKHIGRHLYQTLFGILRRQGVHSLFAMITLPNDASVGLHRALGMREIGIYREVGFKFGAWRDVLSMGMTLSDCALPIGPLTPFPQLALDRRDFE
- a CDS encoding XRE family transcriptional regulator, giving the protein MSIIIDSIDQALAERIRSERQTRRWSLAELATRSGVSKAMLSKIERVEASPTANTLARIATAFGLTLAELLSFEGASSPTRLMRADAQPIWRDPETNYVRRQIFADPRVPFEMVEIMLTAGKSVAFPASTYIDRQHVVWMLSGELNLREGDEEHFLSTGDRLQFREPRDVTYRNATLKPCRYLVTILLR
- the trbB gene encoding P-type conjugative transfer ATPase TrbB — translated: MAASLLHSQAHARGARMLRTALGPAVASFLEDPSVVEVMLNPDGMLWIDRLSSGLEDSGQRMSAADGERIVRLVAHHVGAEVHPGSPRVSAELPETGERFEGLLPPVVAAPAFAIRKPAVAVFTLDDYARAGVMTVGHADALRKAVSDQKNILVVGGTSTGKTTLANALLAEIAHTADRVVLIEDTRELQCHAPNLVALRTKDGVVSLSDLVRSSLRLRPDRIPIGEVRGAEALDLLKAWGTGHPGGIATIHAGTALGALRRLEQLIQEAVIAVPRALIAETIDVIAVLQGRGGERRLAELATVDGLDPSTGDYRVLSIAAHVAGDQS
- a CDS encoding helix-turn-helix domain-containing protein codes for the protein MEMRETLARNLRKYRRAQRLSQEELGHRAELDRTYISSIERCVYSATVDVVGRLADALGIPALELLRPASESAEVKSSSATSTESASTKAQAKKGAKPSRKSEGQAQRRATRKKPGP
- a CDS encoding FitA-like ribbon-helix-helix domain-containing protein, which encodes MASITIRNLDEDLKRRLRMRAAEHGRSMEEEAREILRRAISGVVAPKNLGQAIHARFAAIGGVELELPTRGPMREQASFS
- a CDS encoding TetR/AcrR family transcriptional regulator, producing MPDATKRPYHHGDLRRTIIETALEMLHEGGWHFTLREVARRAGVSHAAPYKHFPDKASLLAEMALLGFDRLREALAAAELQPATSLREEFFAMAKAYVRFGVSTPALYRLMFSTEGGRAVDLHLHERALAAFGVVIALLERGQSMGVLRKRDVRGQATACWAQMHGVTLLTIDGLLLPEKVGPAPLDNALLALLEGLEVSKG
- a CDS encoding coniferyl aldehyde dehydrogenase, with protein sequence MEAILAIDADDRLRQTLELQRAAFLRDGPPTLHQRRADLKKLRSAVIGRRRKIEEALNADFGHRSRHETAIMEIMPLIMGIDYLHRNLRRFMRPVRRQVALPMRFGDARVEYQPLGVVGVIAPWNYPLSLALMPLATAIAAGNRAMIKPSEFTPGTSDLLVRLLAEIFPQDVATVVTGDASVGAAFSALPFDHLIFTGSSPIGRAVMKAASDNLVPVTLELGGKSPVIVAKGHSLDHAAAGIAHGKLANGGQTCIAPDYALVHEDEVDAFVAAYDEAVAVLYPDGPASGDYTSIVNDRHYARLTGLIDDARAKGARIREVGQKTEEADRRSRSLAPTIVLDARDDMRIMQEEIFGPVLPVLPYRDIDQAVAFVNARPRPLALYYFGSGGEDQRKVLSRTTSGNVTINGALMHYMQDDLPFGGVGASGMGAYHGIEGFRALSHAKGIFEQGKWNASSLLRAPFGRLADMVVETMLR